One segment of Sphaerodactylus townsendi isolate TG3544 linkage group LG17, MPM_Stown_v2.3, whole genome shotgun sequence DNA contains the following:
- the GABPB1 gene encoding GA-binding protein subunit beta-1 isoform X1, with product MSLVDLGKKLLEAARAGQDDEVRILMANGAPFTTDWLGTSPLHLAAQYGHYSTTEVLLRAGVSRDARTKVDRTPLHMAASEGHASIVEVLLKHGADVNAKDMLKMTALHWATEHNHQEVVELLIKYGADVHTQSKFCKTALDISVDNGFDDLAEILQIAMQSQINTNPESPDTVTIHAATPQFIIGPGGVVNLTGLVSSAHTSRATDDTGMSAVQFGNSSTSVLATLAALAEASAPLSNSSETPVVATEEVVTAESVDGAIQQVVSSGGQQVITIVTDGIQLGNLHSIPTSGMGQPIIVTMPDGQQVLTVPATDIAEETVISEEPPLKRQCIEIVENRVECAEIEERENLQKQLDEANREAQKYRQQLLKKEQEAEAYRQKLEAMTRLQTNKEAV from the exons ATGTCCCTAGTAGATTTGGGGAAGAAGCTTTTAGAAGCAGCCCGAGCCGGACAAGATGACGAAGTTCGGATTTTGATGGCAAATGGGGCACCGTTTACCACAGACTGG TTGGGAACATCTCCACTTCATCTAGCGGCACAGTACGGGCACTACTCAACCACTGAAGTGTTACTTCGAGCTGGTGTAAGCCGGGATGCCAGGACCAAAGTGGACAGAACTCCCTTGCATATGGCTGCCTCTGAAGGCCATGCAAGCATAGTAGAAGTTTTACTCAAG CATGGTGCTGATGTAAATGCAAAGGACATGCTCAAGATGACGGCGCTTCATTGGGCTACGGAACACAATCATCAAGAAGTAGTGGAACTCTTAATAAAATATGGAGCGGATGTCCACACGCAAAGCAAATTTTGCAAAACGGCACTAGATATCTCGGTGGACAATGGATTTGATGACCTGGCAGAAATATTACAG atcgcaATGCAGAGCCAAATCAACACCAATCCTGAAAGTCCCGACACTGTGACGATACACGCAGCAACGCCGCAGTTCATCATTGGACCTGGCGGGGTGGTAAACCTAACAGGTCTGGTATCTTCTGCCCATACATCACGTGCAACAG ACGATACAGGGATGTCAGCTGTCCAGTTTGGCAATTCCTCGACTTCCGTTCTGGCGACACTGGCTGCCCTCGCAGAAGCGTCAGCTCCGTTGTCCAACTCATCAGAAACACCAG ttGTGGCTACGGAGGAAGTAGTGACTGCAGAATCAGTGGATGGTGCAATTCAGCAGGTTGTCAGCTCTGGTGGTCAGCAGGTTATTACCATAGTAACGGACGGCATTCAGCTTGGAAACCTCCATTCCATTCCGACCAGTGGAATGGGTCAGCCTATTATTGTGACCATGCCAGATGGCCAGCAAG TACTTACAGTACCAGCAACGGACATAGCTGAAGAAACGGTGATCAGTGAAGAACCGCCACTCAAGAGGCAATGCATTGAGATAGTTGAAAATCGGGTGGAGTGTGCAGAAATTGAA GAAAGAGAAAATTTGCAGAAACAGCTGGATGAGGCCAACCGGGAGGCGCAGAAGTACCGCCAGCAACTACTAAAGAAAGAGCAGGAGGCGGAGGCCTATCGGCAGAAGCTGGAAGCAATGACTCGCCTTCAGACTAACAAAGAAGCTGTTTGA
- the LOC125446201 gene encoding uncharacterized protein LOC125446201 translates to MLRRGETQNPDSGLRTRVNASPRDRVPSAAPTPLGRLLPGRPLRVPLFSPTGNPGWAGRLRSGGSRGLAPGSGGSGIIFYQRRRDRLPHPVTRALYKKAQTDLEKLGRTGHWGEGGRGRGPAEASRGRLPCRPAPGCRRRSRDRRAGAPEASAASHRRPKAPQKSPPRAPGGRTRRPLAVVKRPLREGRKEGEAEGRGGGLRGSARRFGPSTAAPLTGGGLDPRFPPALLSGSGIILRPERASAKGTHVQHRIKQLLLLLRIQLPALLNVTLNLRWSF, encoded by the exons ATGCTCAGAAGGGGGGAGACCCAGAACCCCGACTCGGGGTTGAGGACACGTGTGAACGCCTCCCCCAGGGACAGGGTGCCAA gtgcagcccccacccccctcgggcGCTTGCTCCCCGGAAGGCCTCTGCGGGTCCCGCTTTTTTCCCCGACAGGAAATCCTGGCTGGGCTGGGCGCCTGAGGAGCGGAGGGAGCCGCGGTCTAGCGCCGGGTTCCGGGGGAAGTGGAATTATTTTTTACCAGCGAAGAAGAGATCGACTTCCACATCCGGTAACGAGGGCCCTATACAAAAAGGCGCAGACTGACCTGGAAAAGCTTGGCCGGACCGGccattggggggagggtggccgggGAAGGGGCCCGGCCGAGGCGAGTAGGGGACGCTTACCGTGCCGGCCCGCGCctggctgccgccgccgctcgcGAGACCGCCGAGCCGGGGCGCCCGAGGCCTCCGCCGCTTCTCATAGGCGCCCAAAAGCCCCGCAAAAAAGTCCCCCGCGCGCGCCCGGCGGAAGAACACGGCGGCCGCTCGCGGTAGTGAAGCGGCCtctgagggaaggaaggaaggaaggagaggccgAGGGGAGGGGCGGCGGCCTGAGAGGATCCGCGCGGCGGTTCGGGCCTTCGACGGCCGCTCCTCTCACCGGAGGAGGGCTCGACCCGCGCTTCCCTCCCGCTCTGTTGTCGGGGAGCGGGATTATTTTACGGCCTGAACGGGCCTCGGCGAAAg GCACACATGTGCAACATCGGATCAAACAACTATTGCTGCTGCTGAGGATTCAGCTACCAGCTTTGCTAAACGTGACCCTGAACTTAAGATGGTCTTTTTGA
- the GABPB1 gene encoding GA-binding protein subunit beta-1 isoform X2, with the protein MSLVDLGKKLLEAARAGQDDEVRILMANGAPFTTDWLGTSPLHLAAQYGHYSTTEVLLRAGVSRDARTKVDRTPLHMAASEGHASIVEVLLKHGADVNAKDMLKMTALHWATEHNHQEVVELLIKYGADVHTQSKFCKTALDISVDNGFDDLAEILQIAMQSQINTNPESPDTVTIHAATPQFIIGPGGVVNLTDDTGMSAVQFGNSSTSVLATLAALAEASAPLSNSSETPVVATEEVVTAESVDGAIQQVVSSGGQQVITIVTDGIQLGNLHSIPTSGMGQPIIVTMPDGQQVLTVPATDIAEETVISEEPPLKRQCIEIVENRVECAEIEERENLQKQLDEANREAQKYRQQLLKKEQEAEAYRQKLEAMTRLQTNKEAV; encoded by the exons ATGTCCCTAGTAGATTTGGGGAAGAAGCTTTTAGAAGCAGCCCGAGCCGGACAAGATGACGAAGTTCGGATTTTGATGGCAAATGGGGCACCGTTTACCACAGACTGG TTGGGAACATCTCCACTTCATCTAGCGGCACAGTACGGGCACTACTCAACCACTGAAGTGTTACTTCGAGCTGGTGTAAGCCGGGATGCCAGGACCAAAGTGGACAGAACTCCCTTGCATATGGCTGCCTCTGAAGGCCATGCAAGCATAGTAGAAGTTTTACTCAAG CATGGTGCTGATGTAAATGCAAAGGACATGCTCAAGATGACGGCGCTTCATTGGGCTACGGAACACAATCATCAAGAAGTAGTGGAACTCTTAATAAAATATGGAGCGGATGTCCACACGCAAAGCAAATTTTGCAAAACGGCACTAGATATCTCGGTGGACAATGGATTTGATGACCTGGCAGAAATATTACAG atcgcaATGCAGAGCCAAATCAACACCAATCCTGAAAGTCCCGACACTGTGACGATACACGCAGCAACGCCGCAGTTCATCATTGGACCTGGCGGGGTGGTAAACCTAACAG ACGATACAGGGATGTCAGCTGTCCAGTTTGGCAATTCCTCGACTTCCGTTCTGGCGACACTGGCTGCCCTCGCAGAAGCGTCAGCTCCGTTGTCCAACTCATCAGAAACACCAG ttGTGGCTACGGAGGAAGTAGTGACTGCAGAATCAGTGGATGGTGCAATTCAGCAGGTTGTCAGCTCTGGTGGTCAGCAGGTTATTACCATAGTAACGGACGGCATTCAGCTTGGAAACCTCCATTCCATTCCGACCAGTGGAATGGGTCAGCCTATTATTGTGACCATGCCAGATGGCCAGCAAG TACTTACAGTACCAGCAACGGACATAGCTGAAGAAACGGTGATCAGTGAAGAACCGCCACTCAAGAGGCAATGCATTGAGATAGTTGAAAATCGGGTGGAGTGTGCAGAAATTGAA GAAAGAGAAAATTTGCAGAAACAGCTGGATGAGGCCAACCGGGAGGCGCAGAAGTACCGCCAGCAACTACTAAAGAAAGAGCAGGAGGCGGAGGCCTATCGGCAGAAGCTGGAAGCAATGACTCGCCTTCAGACTAACAAAGAAGCTGTTTGA